The genomic region TTTCTAAATTAAATTACCAAACGGAGGTAGTTACGATGCAAGAGAAGGAACTGGTGATAATTGGCGGCGGTCCTGCAGGCTATACAGCGGGCCTCTATGCAGCAAGGGCAGATATAAATGCGATCCTCTTTGAACGGGGGATGCCCGGCGGCCAAGCTGCCACCACCGAATGGCTGGAAAATTACCCTGGTTTTCCTGGTGGCATTGGTGGCATTGATCTAGCCATGAAAATGGATGAGCAAGCCCGCTCCTTTGGTCTGGAAGTAGTGACAGCCGATGTGGAAAAGCTGGAGCGGGCTGGGGAAGTGTTTATTGTTCACACCACCCAGGGGCCAGTGCAGACCAAAGCAGTCATTTTGGCCACCGGTGCCAGCCCGCAGGTTCTCGGTGTGAAAGGCGAGAGCAAATTCCACGGGCGGGGAGTTTCCTACTGTGCCACCTGCGACGGTGCTTTCTTCCGAGATAAAACCGTAGCGGTGGTGGGTGGCGGCGATGCCGCTGTGGAGGAAGCCCTGTTTTTAACCAAGTTTGCTGCCAAAGTCTATCTCATCCACCGCCGGGGGGAATTAAGAGCTACCAAGTTGATTCAAAAGCGGGCAATGGATAACCCCAAAATCGAATTCCTCTGGCATTCAGTGGTGGAAGAAATCGTAGGAGACCAGAAGGTCGAGGCCGTGAAAGTGAACCAGGTACCAAGCGGCGAATTGCAGACCGTAGCTGTGGATGGCGTGTTTATCTATGTGGGCACCAGAGCCAACTCCGGCCTGGTACAAGATTTGGTGCAGACCGATGAGCGGGGCTATATTATCACTGATGAGCAAATGGCCACCAGTATCCCCGGATTGTTCATCGCTGGTGATGTACGCCGCAAGCCCCTGCGCCAAGTGGTTACCGCTGTGGCCGATGGTGCCATTGCTGCAATGGAAGTGGAAAAGTATCTGGCCCTCAAGGAGTAATATGGAGAATTAAACAGCCAGTGAAATGTATCGTTCGCTTCACTGGCTGTTTTTCTTTATCCCTACAGCGTGAGCCCCGGCACCCTGATGTCGGCGGCCGTACCCCTTATATGATACGAATTAGGGACACCACCCACCGCCCAGTTGTGGGCCGGGCAGCGGTAGCCGGAGTTAACAATCACAGGAGCTCCGACCAATCACCGCAGGTTTTCCAGTTTCTCCGCCAACCGGGAGTGGACTATTACCATACCACAGCAGCGGCAGGCGAACTCATCTTCTGAAAAATGCCCGGCCAGTTTACGATTTGCTGCCTTCCTGGCTTCCATTATGGATGCCACCTCGCAATCATTATTTAATTAAATCACTTACCTCATTGATATCGATGTTGCTCTGCTTGGCGATGATTAAGCTCAGCAGGTTGATACTTTTCTGTCCCTGATGGTGGGCTCCAGCCTGATTAACAGGTAACCCGCCACCACCATGGTTAACTTACCCCTGGTGGAAAGAAAGGCAATACTCAACCAGGTGCTGGGGAACAGTTCCTCTGTCACCAAGATAGATTGGATTGACAGCAAGGGTCTGGGGCCCTGTGGCAAGCTGTTAAAGGATTGTAAAAAAATACGTAACACTCATTAGAGAAAAAAAATAAAATGAATACTGTTAAGTATCATCAGTAAAAGTAAATATTTCTTCAATAGATACATTAAATATTTTTGCAATATCATAAGCCAACTTAAGAGAAGGATTATATCTTCCGGCTTCCAAATGTACTATTGTCTCTCGTCTTACACCTACCAGTCTAGCTAATTCATCTTGGGATAGATTTGCCTGAATGCGATATTTTTTTAAATTTGTTATTAACTTTGCCATTTTATACACCGTGAGCTTCAAAAATTTGGAAAAGAAAAGTAAAACTGATTAAAAGTACAGCAAATAGCCCATCAATAACTGAGAAAATAATATTTTGAGATATACTTAACTCTTTTAGTATTACCACTGTAGCAAAACCAGCAATAGAAATAAAAAAGCATATGAGACCGCTTTTTGCAATGTTTCTATAAAATCTTTCATCTGTAGGGGTGTTATATCCAGCTAACCAAGCACCTTGCCTTCGTGGTTATGGCCGAGCTGCCTACTGCCAGCCTACTACATGGTGTGGGACATTCTATAGTTGGATGGAAAAATTGCTTTTAAGTTTGGCTTGGTGCCAAGGTACGGTCCTAATCTCTTCAAGGTTTCCGGTGGGCCTGCCGAAATAATAACCTTGCCCACAATTTATCTTGAGGTCCCGTAACATATTCGCTATGCTCTCATTCTCCACACACTCTGCAATGGTTTTTTTACCAAAGGCATGAGCCACTTTATTCATAGCATAAACCAGTGTGAAATGTGCAGGATTGCTGTCGATGTTTTTAACAAAAGAGCCGTCTATTTTAATGTAGTCTACCGAAAGGTTAAGCAGATAAGAAAAGGAAGAAAAACCAATACCAAAGTCATCCAGGGCAAAACGGCAGCCAATCTTCTGTAGCTTATGGAGCCATCTCTCGGTGACAGCCAAGTCCTTTATGGCTGAGGTTTCGGTTATTTCAAAACCCATCCTGCTTGGATCAACTCCGCTGTTTAAAATATCCTCTTCAATACAAACTAATAAACCTTTATTTAACAGACTAACAGCAGATAAGTTTACAAATATCTTAATTTCTGGGACTTCGGATAATTTCCTTAATGCAGCTTGTATCACCCAATGGTCAATCTCCGCCATTAGACCAAAGCGTTCGGCAACAGGTATAAATTCACCTGGTGATAAAATCTTATTATCATCATCCAGTAACCGGACCAGGGCTTCATAATGTAGGATTTCTCCTTTATTCAAACTAACTATCGGTTGATAGTATAAAACTAACCGGTCTTCCCTAAGGGCTTGTTTGATTGCTTTAATTTGGTGATTTATTTTAATGAATTCTAGTGAAGCGTCTTCATTATGATGAATATAAGCTACCCTGTTGCGGCCCTCTTCTTTGGCTTTATAAAGGGCTATATCCGCTTTGGAAAGAATTTTCTGGTAGTCTAAGGTACCATCTATTAAGACAATACCGATACTAATAGACAGGTTAAGCCTGGTAGAACCAACAATAACTTCGTTTTCATAGACTGCATTCCTAATTCTATCCGCCATGTCCAAAACTTCATTTTTCTCTATTCCTTCAATAATAATTGCAAATTCATCGCCGCCAAAACGAGCTACAAAATCCCCTTCCCTAATATTTTTCTGAAGGATTTCTGTAAATTGAACTAATAATTTATCCCCTGCCGTATGTCCCATGGTATCGTTAACCAGCTTGAAATTGTCAATATCAATAAGCAGCAGGGCACTTTCCAGACCTGTTTTAGCTTTTTCCACAGCCAACCGAAGGGCTTCCTCCAAAGAG from Desulfotomaculum nigrificans DSM 574 harbors:
- the trxB gene encoding thioredoxin-disulfide reductase yields the protein MQEKELVIIGGGPAGYTAGLYAARADINAILFERGMPGGQAATTEWLENYPGFPGGIGGIDLAMKMDEQARSFGLEVVTADVEKLERAGEVFIVHTTQGPVQTKAVILATGASPQVLGVKGESKFHGRGVSYCATCDGAFFRDKTVAVVGGGDAAVEEALFLTKFAAKVYLIHRRGELRATKLIQKRAMDNPKIEFLWHSVVEEIVGDQKVEAVKVNQVPSGELQTVAVDGVFIYVGTRANSGLVQDLVQTDERGYIITDEQMATSIPGLFIAGDVRRKPLRQVVTAVADGAIAAMEVEKYLALKE
- a CDS encoding D-Ala-D-Ala carboxypeptidase family metallohydrolase, yielding MIVNSGYRCPAHNWAVGGVPNSYHIRGTAADIRVPGLTL
- a CDS encoding helix-turn-helix transcriptional regulator; protein product: MAKLITNLKKYRIQANLSQDELARLVGVRRETIVHLEAGRYNPSLKLAYDIAKIFNVSIEEIFTFTDDT
- a CDS encoding sensor domain-containing protein yields the protein MNNLDVGIFICGMDYYFLDANPAFLRLLGVESIKELQQKSFASFCEVCNEELKEIIQRKGYIKNLEVRIKQENGNSFWATLTAVLRPLQDGHYIMGIMDDIDERKKTEKKLQYLATHDSLTNIPNRYSLEEALRLAVEKAKTGLESALLLIDIDNFKLVNDTMGHTAGDKLLVQFTEILQKNIREGDFVARFGGDEFAIIIEGIEKNEVLDMADRIRNAVYENEVIVGSTRLNLSISIGIVLIDGTLDYQKILSKADIALYKAKEEGRNRVAYIHHNEDASLEFIKINHQIKAIKQALREDRLVLYYQPIVSLNKGEILHYEALVRLLDDDNKILSPGEFIPVAERFGLMAEIDHWVIQAALRKLSEVPEIKIFVNLSAVSLLNKGLLVCIEEDILNSGVDPSRMGFEITETSAIKDLAVTERWLHKLQKIGCRFALDDFGIGFSSFSYLLNLSVDYIKIDGSFVKNIDSNPAHFTLVYAMNKVAHAFGKKTIAECVENESIANMLRDLKINCGQGYYFGRPTGNLEEIRTVPWHQAKLKSNFSIQL